A window of Mytilus edulis chromosome 10, xbMytEdul2.2, whole genome shotgun sequence contains these coding sequences:
- the LOC139493042 gene encoding involucrin-like, whose protein sequence is MYVKTKSHQSEYVDHLLYVKTKPHQSESVDHLMYVKTKPHQSESVDHLMYVKTTPHQRESVDLLMYVKTEPHQCESVNQSMHVKTEPHRSESVNQSMHVKTESHQSESLYHLINDKTEPHQRNIVYKTQHKSVKTKPHQSESVDHLMYVKT, encoded by the coding sequence ATGTATGTCAAGACTAAATctcaccaaagtgaatatgtagaCCATCTCTTGTATGTCAAGActaaacctcaccaaagtgaatctgtagaccatctcatgtatgtcaagactaaacctcaccaaagtgaatctgtagaccatctcatgtatgtcaagactACACCTCACCAACGTGAATCTGTAGACCTtctcatgtatgtcaagactgaacctcaccaatGTGAATCTGTAAACCAATCCATGCATGTCAAGACTGAACCTCACCGAAGTGAATCTGTAAACCAATCCATGCATGTCAAGACTGAATCTCACCAAAGTGAATCTCTATACCATCTCATTAATGAcaagactgaacctcaccaacGTAACattgtatacaaaacacaacataaatcAGTAAAGActaaacctcaccaaagtgaatctgtagaccatctcatgtatgtcaagacttaa